In Vibrio crassostreae, one DNA window encodes the following:
- a CDS encoding DUF3010 family protein, whose product MKICGVEIKGNDAVICLLSLSDGVFNIPDCRVSKVSISDANDTQNMKDFQFSFAKLMEDYQVDKVVIRQRQTKGKFAGGGFGFKLEAAIQLIDGLDVTVVSPADIKESLKRNPLMMKFKETGLKQYQEAPFTTAYACLMKR is encoded by the coding sequence ATGAAAATTTGTGGTGTTGAAATCAAAGGTAACGATGCAGTCATCTGTCTTCTTTCTCTATCAGATGGTGTATTTAACATTCCTGATTGCCGAGTTTCTAAAGTTTCAATTAGCGACGCAAACGACACACAGAATATGAAAGACTTTCAATTCTCTTTTGCAAAGTTAATGGAAGATTACCAAGTAGATAAAGTTGTAATTCGTCAACGCCAAACTAAAGGCAAATTTGCTGGCGGTGGCTTTGGTTTCAAACTAGAAGCAGCAATTCAACTGATCGACGGCCTAGATGTAACCGTTGTATCACCTGCTGACATCAAAGAGAGCCTCAAGCGCAACCCTCTAATGATGAAATTCAAAGAAACTGGCCTTAAGCAATACCAAGAAGCACCGTTTACTACGGCATATGCTTGCTTGATGAAGCGCTAA